TTCGGTATCTACGGAAAAAATCACGTTGTCAACACCGACCTTAAAATCTGCTAAGGGTTTGGGGGCTATGGGGCGGGACTTTTCGGCCATGCGTAAAGCGACTCTCGTTGGATATATGCTGCGACTGTGGGTATTATGACTGAACTGTTGCCATTGTTGCGATAGTCTGACGAAGAAACGTTAGGTATTGAGGTGGATTCAGGGGCGATCGCAACTTCAGTACCCATATTCACAAGTCGCTCGATATCCGACTCTGCAATGGTCACACCTTGACGGGGAACAACTAGCAGTTTGACTTGGCTTAACAAATCTGGGGCGCGATACCATGTGGGCAGTTGGGTCACAAGGTCGCCGCCAATGACAAGGGTAAAATTTGCATGGGGCAAAAGTTCTTTGGCTTTCTCGACGGTGTTAATCGTGCGTGGATTGCTAAGTTCGGGATGCAAGCCAATCGTTTGAGCAGGTGGTTGGATCGCGGCGATGGTTAGCTCCATCATGGTAAGGCGATCGCTGAGGCTTGCTTGATGAGTTTTAAAGGGGTTATCGGATACCCAAACTAATACGCGATCATAATGATTATCCAACCATTGCAAGATCTGTTGATGTCCAATGCTTGGTGGATCGGCGCTAGTTCCAAAGAGAGCGATGTTCATTTGCGTGTTAAGAGAGAAATTCTGGATCGAGGATTTGAGCGATCGTATAGGGGCATTCAGTCGAAAATTGTAATTGACCCAAAAAGCAGCGCAGTTCAAACTCACTTTTGCTTGTCCTCTGGCTTATCGTACCAGCAAACAGGTTGACCGTTTAATGAACTATCAAGACCGCATTCTCTATGCTATGCAGTATTTTTTCATGGGACTTTCGATAGGATATAAGATGGTAAGTGCAGCCTACTAAAAAATTGTTATGAATGAACTGCTATCAGTTACTTTCGATGGGTCGGAGCTTACACCAGATAAGCCGCTTAAACTGGAGCGAAATAAGCGCTATTTAATTACGATTATTCCTGAAGAAGTGGCTCCTGTTCGGAATGCTTGGGATTTATTAGAGAACTTGACGGGAACGGTTGAGGCTCCTGAAGATTGGTCGGTGGAACATAAGGGTATTGCGTCAAGTTTAGTGGGTATTGCGAAGACTAATGCGCCTGCACCTACGGATGAAGAGGTTAAATCTATTTTAGAAACAAGGCTCTTGCAGAAGTAATGAAGGTCTTATTTGATACAAATGTTATACTAGATGCGGTGTTGGCGCGTGTTCCCTTTGTCGAAAATGCTGCTTATCTTTTCGAGGCAGTGGAACTAGGGAAGATTCAAGGGTTTATT
This genomic stretch from Pseudanabaena galeata CCNP1313 harbors:
- a CDS encoding nicotinate-nucleotide adenylyltransferase, with product MNIALFGTSADPPSIGHQQILQWLDNHYDRVLVWVSDNPFKTHQASLSDRLTMMELTIAAIQPPAQTIGLHPELSNPRTINTVEKAKELLPHANFTLVIGGDLVTQLPTWYRAPDLLSQVKLLVVPRQGVTIAESDIERLVNMGTEVAIAPESTSIPNVSSSDYRNNGNSSVIIPTVAAYIQRESLYAWPKSPAP